A part of Mycolicibacterium sp. TUM20985 genomic DNA contains:
- a CDS encoding phosphatidylserine decarboxylase: MARPARPADAANESELARFVELVRSTVPPVHPAGLPFIAGGLGVAAAGRKYRWVRNAGLTAAGACALFFRHPPRVAPTRPGVVVAPADGLVTLIENVRPPAELGMPDAPMTRVSIFLSIFDAHVQRAPVAGEVVTVKYRPGEFRSADKDTASEVNECNAVWFRTADGVDVAAVQIAGLIARRIVCSAGAGDKVELGETYGLIRFGSRLDTYFPADARVLVEIGQRAIGGETVLAELT; the protein is encoded by the coding sequence ATGGCCAGACCCGCGCGACCCGCCGATGCCGCCAACGAGTCCGAGCTCGCACGTTTCGTCGAGCTGGTCCGTTCCACCGTTCCCCCCGTCCATCCCGCCGGCCTGCCGTTCATCGCGGGTGGGCTGGGTGTCGCCGCCGCCGGACGCAAGTACCGCTGGGTGCGCAACGCCGGCCTGACCGCCGCCGGTGCGTGCGCCCTGTTCTTCCGCCACCCGCCGCGGGTGGCCCCCACCAGGCCGGGCGTGGTGGTCGCGCCGGCCGACGGTCTCGTCACGCTGATCGAGAACGTCCGGCCCCCCGCCGAGCTCGGCATGCCCGACGCGCCCATGACGCGGGTCAGCATCTTTCTGTCGATCTTCGACGCCCACGTGCAGCGGGCGCCGGTCGCCGGCGAGGTGGTCACCGTCAAGTACCGCCCCGGTGAGTTCCGCTCGGCGGACAAGGACACCGCCAGCGAGGTCAACGAGTGCAACGCCGTGTGGTTCCGCACCGCCGACGGCGTCGACGTGGCGGCGGTCCAGATCGCCGGCCTGATCGCACGCCGCATCGTCTGCAGCGCCGGCGCCGGCGACAAGGTCGAGCTCGGTGAGACCTACGGTCTGATTCGGTTCGGCTCGCGGCTGGACACCTACTTTCCCGCAGACGCGAGGGTGCTCGTCGAGATCGGTCAGCGCGCCATCGGCGGCGAGACGGTCCTCGCGGAGTTGACGTGA
- a CDS encoding CDP-alcohol phosphatidyltransferase family protein: MTRAQGQPARGLRILPSATTVLAICAGLTSIKFALDEKPWISLALIGAAAVLDGIDGGIARALNAQSRMGAEIDSLADAVNFGVAPALVIYVTLLEHSQVGWIFVLLYAVCVVLRLARFNALLDDDTRPAYTREFFTGMPAPCGAIGSIGPLVAMMQFGQGWWTSPWFVCFWLAANAALLVSRVPTLALKAISVPENAAPILLILVAAAAAGLLLFPYILVLLIIAGYLCVIPFTIRSQRWVAARPEAWDAKPQQRRAVRRAARRAEPNRRSMARLRLRRPGPRG, encoded by the coding sequence GTGACCCGCGCCCAGGGCCAACCTGCCCGCGGGCTCCGCATCCTGCCCAGCGCGACGACGGTGCTGGCGATCTGCGCGGGTCTCACCTCCATCAAGTTCGCCCTCGACGAGAAGCCGTGGATCTCGCTGGCCCTGATCGGCGCGGCCGCGGTTCTCGACGGCATCGACGGCGGCATCGCCCGCGCGCTCAACGCCCAATCGCGGATGGGTGCCGAGATCGACTCCCTCGCCGACGCCGTCAACTTCGGCGTGGCGCCCGCACTGGTGATCTACGTGACCCTGCTCGAGCATTCCCAGGTCGGCTGGATCTTCGTGCTGCTGTACGCCGTGTGCGTCGTCCTGCGACTAGCCCGCTTCAACGCCCTGCTCGACGACGACACCCGGCCCGCCTACACCCGTGAGTTCTTCACGGGGATGCCCGCGCCGTGCGGTGCCATCGGGTCGATCGGGCCGCTGGTCGCCATGATGCAGTTCGGCCAGGGCTGGTGGACGTCGCCATGGTTCGTCTGCTTCTGGCTGGCCGCCAACGCGGCACTGCTCGTCAGTCGTGTGCCGACGCTGGCGTTGAAGGCGATCTCGGTACCGGAGAACGCCGCGCCGATCCTGCTCATCCTGGTGGCCGCGGCCGCCGCGGGGCTGCTGCTGTTCCCGTACATCCTGGTGCTCCTGATCATCGCCGGGTACCTGTGCGTCATCCCGTTCACCATTCGCAGCCAGCGCTGGGTGGCGGCACGACCGGAGGCGTGGGACGCCAAACCGCAGCAGCGCCGGGCGGTGCGCCGGGCGGCGCGGCGCGCGGAGCCCAACCGCCGGTCGATGGCCCGCCTCAGGCTGCGCAGACCGGGTCCCCGGGGGTAG
- a CDS encoding AAA family ATPase produces MDSRRGVVRLHPEALAALGIREWDAVSLTGSRTTCAVVGQASADTPVGTALLDDVTLSNAGLREDTIVLVAPVTVYGARSVTVSGSKLAMQSISSATLRLALLGKVMTVGDAVSLLPRDLGPGTSTSAAASALTASAGITWTSELLTVTGVDPAGPVSVQPNSAVAWGDGTAFAAEPAGATHTVTAPPSTGGQEPAVVAVSIDDLRGAHTQAGRLAEWLKLALDEPQLLETLGAKPNLGVLVSGPAGVGKATLVRAVCAKRRLVELDGPDVGAMRAEDRLQSVSSAVAAVTDGGGVLLVTDVDALLPSIAEPVATLILSELRAAVATPGVALIATSAIPDAVDPRLRAPDLCDRELGLSLPDGATRRALLEVLLRGVPAKDLMLDEIGERTPGFVVADLAAVVREAALRAAARASTDGQSPALIQDDLTGALSVIRPLSRSATEEVAVGSVTLDDVGDMVETKQALTEAVLWPLRHPDTFERLGVEPPRGVLLYGPPGCGKTFVVRALASSGRLSVHAVKGAELMDKWVGASEKAVRELFRRARDSAPSLVFLDEIDALAPRRGQSSDSGVTDRVVAALLTELDGINPLRDVVVLGATNRPDLIDPALLRPGRLEKLVFVEPPNADARRDILRTSGKSIPLSADVNLDELADQLDGYSAADCVALLRESALTAMRRSIDTADVTAADVEKARATVRPSLDPAQVDSLRAFADKR; encoded by the coding sequence ATGGACTCCCGCCGCGGCGTCGTCCGATTGCATCCCGAGGCGCTGGCGGCGCTCGGCATCCGGGAGTGGGACGCGGTGTCGCTGACCGGCTCACGCACCACCTGCGCCGTGGTCGGGCAAGCCAGCGCCGACACCCCGGTGGGCACCGCCCTGCTCGACGACGTCACGCTGTCGAATGCCGGCCTCCGCGAGGACACCATCGTGCTGGTCGCCCCCGTGACGGTGTACGGCGCGCGGTCGGTCACGGTGAGTGGGTCGAAGCTTGCGATGCAATCGATCTCGTCGGCCACGCTTCGACTGGCCCTTCTGGGCAAGGTGATGACCGTCGGTGACGCGGTGTCCCTGCTACCCCGCGACCTCGGTCCCGGCACGTCCACGTCGGCGGCGGCGTCCGCCCTGACCGCCTCGGCCGGCATCACCTGGACCTCGGAACTGCTGACGGTGACCGGGGTGGATCCCGCCGGTCCCGTGAGCGTGCAACCGAATTCCGCCGTCGCCTGGGGTGATGGCACCGCGTTCGCGGCCGAACCCGCTGGCGCCACCCACACCGTCACGGCGCCCCCTTCCACGGGCGGCCAGGAACCCGCCGTCGTGGCGGTGTCGATCGACGACCTCAGGGGCGCCCACACCCAGGCGGGCCGCCTGGCCGAATGGCTCAAGCTCGCCCTGGACGAACCTCAACTCCTCGAAACCCTCGGCGCCAAGCCCAATCTCGGCGTCCTGGTGTCGGGGCCGGCGGGGGTCGGGAAGGCCACGCTGGTGCGGGCGGTGTGCGCCAAGCGTCGTCTCGTCGAACTCGACGGGCCGGACGTCGGGGCCATGCGTGCCGAGGACCGGCTGCAGAGCGTGTCGTCGGCGGTCGCGGCCGTCACCGATGGCGGCGGTGTCCTGCTCGTCACCGACGTCGACGCCCTGCTGCCCTCGATCGCGGAACCCGTCGCAACGCTGATCCTCAGCGAACTGCGGGCCGCGGTGGCCACCCCGGGCGTGGCCCTGATCGCGACGTCCGCGATACCGGACGCGGTGGACCCCAGACTGCGGGCGCCCGATCTGTGCGACCGTGAGCTGGGACTGAGCCTGCCCGACGGTGCGACCAGGCGCGCGCTCCTGGAGGTGCTCCTGCGCGGGGTGCCCGCCAAGGATCTGATGCTCGACGAGATCGGCGAGCGCACACCGGGTTTCGTCGTGGCCGACCTGGCCGCCGTGGTTCGGGAGGCCGCCCTGCGGGCCGCCGCCCGCGCCAGCACGGACGGGCAGTCACCCGCGCTGATCCAGGACGACCTGACCGGCGCCCTGTCGGTGATCCGGCCGTTGTCGCGGTCGGCCACCGAGGAGGTCGCCGTAGGGTCGGTGACCCTCGACGACGTCGGCGACATGGTCGAGACCAAGCAGGCCCTCACCGAAGCGGTGCTCTGGCCATTGCGGCATCCGGACACCTTCGAACGGCTGGGCGTCGAGCCACCCCGCGGCGTGCTGCTGTACGGACCACCGGGGTGTGGCAAGACGTTCGTCGTGCGGGCGCTGGCCAGCAGCGGCAGGCTCTCGGTGCACGCGGTCAAGGGTGCCGAGCTGATGGACAAGTGGGTCGGCGCGTCGGAGAAGGCCGTTCGCGAATTATTCCGTCGCGCAAGGGATTCTGCTCCCTCGCTGGTGTTCCTCGACGAGATCGACGCCTTGGCCCCGCGCCGCGGGCAGAGTTCCGACTCAGGGGTCACCGACCGCGTGGTGGCGGCCCTGCTCACCGAGCTCGACGGCATCAACCCCCTGCGCGACGTCGTCGTCCTCGGAGCCACCAACCGACCCGATCTGATCGACCCCGCGCTGCTGCGTCCCGGCCGGTTGGAGAAGCTCGTGTTCGTCGAACCCCCGAACGCCGACGCGCGGCGCGACATCCTGCGCACCTCCGGTAAGTCCATCCCGCTGAGTGCGGATGTGAACCTCGACGAGCTCGCCGATCAGCTCGACGGTTACAGTGCCGCTGATTGCGTTGCGCTGCTGCGGGAGTCGGCACTGACGGCGATGCGACGCTCGATCGACACGGCCGATGTCACCGCCGCCGACGTGGAGAAGGCCAGGGCTACCGTCCGCCCCTCGCTCGATCCGGCGCAGGTGGATTCACTCCGGGCGTTCGCCGACAAGCGCTGA